The Mercenaria mercenaria strain notata chromosome 10, MADL_Memer_1, whole genome shotgun sequence genome contains a region encoding:
- the LOC123561187 gene encoding immunoglobulin-binding protein 1-like, with protein MAENALSDKNLPDTFNEVWKYFDILEKTEESTSSDKVQGYVYHACEMCKKAIMMVNKLELFSKNEEIEEVASGEIKYLLLPALMGYFLMKNTVRDRLKVVTESKEFYTDYLKMCRCYSVTTYEVPENKETTSDSTTEARPAHPPQRPSPADLRSMSGQRNNKIQRYKEQKELEKKLHDLKVTVEQEHVDDEVKRDYYLTLLKRWVNICIDELDSIEGEIGILELMAKRKGDKSHSEPPKKEEHKPAPLRPFIITKDMIQKQVYGLGYPGIPTMTIEEFFDKKVEEGTLHAHTGGHSMEDWAKDPEKDKIQQEVEEGEKEERVEKDDPDELKKARDWDEYKDDHRRGWGNRKNRH; from the exons ATGGCAGAAAACGCACTTTCTGATAAAAATTTACCAGATACTTTCAATGAAGTCTGGAAATACTTTGACATATTAGAGAAAACTGAAGAATCAACTAGTTCAGATAAAGTACAG GGCTATGTTTACCATGCCTGTGAAATGTGTAAAAAGGCCATTATGATGGTGAATAAATTGGAACTGTTCAGCAAAAATGAGGAAATTGAGGAGGTGGCATCAGGAGAAATAAA ATATTTATTGCTGCCTGCCCTGATGGGATATTTTCTAATGAAGAACACAGTAAGAGACCGGCTAAAAGTGGTTACAGAAAGTAAA GAGTTTTATACTGactatttgaaaatgtgtcgCTGCTACAGTGTTACTACATATGAAGTCCCAGAGAATAAGGAGACAACGTCAGACTCCACAACAGAGGCGAGACCAGCCCATCCTCCACAGAGACCAAG TCCAGCAGATCTGCGGAGTATGTCAGGACAGAGAAATAACAAAATTCAGAGATACAAAGAACAGAAAGAGTTAGAGAAGAAGTTGCATGACTTAAAAGTAACAGTAGAACAAGAGCATGTGGACGATGAAGTTAAG AGAGATTACTACCTCACATTATTGAAGAGATGGGTTAATATTTGTATAGATGAATTAGACAGTATTGAAG GAGAGATTGGTATATTAGAGTTGATGGCaaaaagaaagggagataaaTCACATTCTGAACCTCCTAAGAAAGAAGAACATAAACCAGCA CCGCTCCGTCCATTCATCATTACAAAAGATATGATCCAGAAACAGGTTTACGGTCTAGGTTATCCGGGTATACCAACCATGACTATAGAGGAATTCTTTGACAAAAAAGTGGAGGAAGGAACTTTACATGCTCACAC TGGAGGACACAGTATGGAGGACTGGGCGAAGGATCCAGAGAAAGATAAAATACAACAGGAGGTAGAGGAAGGAGAGAAAGAGGAAAGAGTAGAGAAAGATGATCCAGATGAACTAAAGAAAGCAAGAGATTGGGATGAATACAAAGATG ATCATAGAAGAGGATGGGGTAATAGGAAGAACAGACATTGA